The following coding sequences are from one Nonlabens arenilitoris window:
- a CDS encoding M48 family metalloprotease: protein MRGGSGKIRLFIGLAIVAFAILKYCSSAETNHYTGETQYVDLTTDQEIAMGLSAAPSMIQEYGGLHPDQNAQAQLDRVGNKLVNSSVGKNTEYQYDFHLLADDRTINAFALPGGQCFITAALYSQLENEDQLAGVMGHEIGHVIARHSAERMSQQGLAQGVITGVSVGTDGGGEAAASIAQMLTMKYGRDDELQSDDLGVKMMIDAGYDPYEMIGVMEILKNAAGPNRAPEFQSTHPDPENRVERIKEAIRKYGK, encoded by the coding sequence ATGAGAGGCGGATCAGGAAAAATCAGATTATTTATAGGACTAGCAATAGTCGCTTTTGCCATACTTAAATACTGCTCTAGTGCAGAGACTAATCACTACACTGGTGAAACTCAATATGTAGACTTAACTACAGATCAAGAAATTGCTATGGGATTAAGTGCTGCACCTAGCATGATTCAAGAATATGGAGGTTTACATCCAGATCAAAATGCGCAAGCTCAATTAGATCGCGTAGGAAATAAGCTAGTCAACAGCAGTGTAGGTAAAAATACAGAATACCAATACGACTTTCATCTCCTTGCAGACGATAGAACGATAAACGCTTTTGCATTACCTGGCGGACAGTGTTTCATTACTGCAGCCCTTTATAGTCAACTAGAAAATGAAGATCAACTTGCTGGTGTTATGGGACATGAGATAGGTCATGTCATTGCAAGACATAGTGCAGAGCGTATGAGCCAGCAAGGTCTGGCACAAGGCGTTATCACCGGTGTGAGTGTCGGGACAGATGGCGGCGGCGAGGCCGCAGCGTCTATTGCTCAAATGTTGACCATGAAATATGGACGTGATGACGAATTACAAAGTGATGATCTAGGTGTTAAAATGATGATTGACGCCGGTTATGACCCTTATGAAATGATAGGTGTCATGGAAATTTTAAAAAATGCTGCTGGACCCAATCGTGCACCAGAGTTCCAAAGCACGCATCCAGATCCAGAGAATCGTGTAGAACGTATCAAGGAAGCTATCCGTAAATACGGGAAATAA